Proteins encoded within one genomic window of uncultured Desulfobacter sp.:
- a CDS encoding hydroxyethylthiazole kinase: MSLIKDLQAGIIHAVETVKQTNPMAGSVTNTVTINFVANAQLAVGGAAAMVYMPDEAHFLAQAGGGAYINVGTLEPVYEKTLPCMAKTLHFSGKPWVLDPVAIGIGELRTRVLQDFKSYKPSIW, translated from the coding sequence GTGAGTCTTATAAAGGATCTTCAAGCCGGAATAATTCATGCCGTTGAAACCGTAAAGCAGACCAATCCCATGGCAGGATCAGTTACCAACACGGTGACCATTAATTTTGTCGCCAATGCCCAACTTGCCGTGGGCGGTGCGGCAGCCATGGTTTATATGCCTGATGAAGCGCATTTTTTGGCCCAGGCGGGGGGGGGGGCCTACATAAACGTGGGCACCCTTGAGCCTGTCTATGAAAAGACTTTACCCTGCATGGCAAAAACCTTGCATTTCAGTGGGAAACCATGGGTTTTAGATCCTGTGGCCATCGGTATCGGTGAGCTGCGGACCCGGGTGTTGCAGGACTTTAAATCCTATAAACCCAGTATCTGGTGA